The Methanococcoides sp. AM1 DNA window GCAGCTATCATCCAGCTCTCTATACTTTTCCGGGTAGTTTTACTACTAACACTGGAGGAGGCAAAGCCTGCTTTTTCCATCCACCGCTTTAAGTTGTTGTTCCAGGCCTGTTGAGATGGTGGATTCTTACCTTTGAAGAAATATCGAAGTACTGATTCAAGTTGTGGGGGTATTGGGTGGATGTATCGTTCAAGTTGCCTTCGTTTAGCCTTTCTCTGGGCTTCCTCCGGCAAATGTATAGTCCTTCTCTCCTTCATAATCCATTGGGGGTTATCATAGAGCCTTTGAACCTCTACGTATCGCATACCTGACCAAAAACAAACCTCAAAGATATCCCGAAGGTAATCTTTTTCAATGTTTGCAACCAATTTATCATAGTCGAAAGGACCTAAGATCCTAACTCCTTTTACTTTGATGGGTTCCATTGATTTCACCGGAAGAATCTACGAATCAACAAAGCAAGCAATAGTAATAAGCCTACAATTGCTATTCCGCCCATTCCCAACTTAACAATGAGTAATATCTCGTATGGGTTCATCATTCGTAGGTTTATGTTTTAATAAAACTTAAACTTTTATGGACAATTCTCCGAAGATCCTGAAACGTCTGAGTCCTCCAGAGGATACAAAAGTTTCAATTTTGTCATAAAATAACAACCTTCTTTTTAATCAAATCAACCTTTTCATTTCTGGTGGAACCACTGGAAAAAAGCAATGCTTGTGGTCCTATTCACTAAAATACAAGGAGTGCTGCTTGATAACGATTGTATAAAATAGTCTCAAAAATTTTTGCGCTCGCCTACGGTAAAAATACGGCACATAGTGCCGCAGTAGGCTTTTTTACCCTGTTCCCTTAGGTACACTCTTAAGGGCTATGTCTCACTATTGAGACATTCACCTTTAAATTGTTCAAAATTACCTTTCAAA harbors:
- a CDS encoding site-specific integrase, with the protein product MEPIKVKGVRILGPFDYDKLVANIEKDYLRDIFEVCFWSGMRYVEVQRLYDNPQWIMKERRTIHLPEEAQRKAKRRQLERYIHPIPPQLESVLRYFFKGKNPPSQQAWNNNLKRWMEKAGFASSSVSSKTTRKSIESWMIAAGIPLNEVCLRQGHDHITSMRHYQGLPFTTAEKEEIKKRLSWF